The following is a genomic window from Streptomyces lincolnensis.
GACGGTGCGACGGGCGACGGCACCGGTCGCGGCGGCTCCGGAGGCGGCGCGCGCCCCGGTCGTGCCGGTCAGGTCCTCGATGCGGCCGTAGAGTTCATGGCCATCGGAGGTGGCGGCGAGCAGCGCGGACAGCAGCTCCATGCGCCCGGTCGCCGCATCCGGTCCGGGCGGTGGCGCTCCGTCCACAGGCGGGCGGGCGGGGCCGCCCGGACAGTCGCCCTCCGTACCGTCGCAGTGGTCCCGTTCGACGTGGCTGGTGACGCGGGAGCGGGCGAACCTCAGCGTCCCGACCCGGGCCCTCCTCCAGGCACTCATGACACCTCCGCCAGCCTGTCGACCGCGGCGTCGGCCAACTCCCGGACGTTGGCGGCGAAGTCGAAGCGCGCGCGTACGCGCGCGGCGGCCGCGGCCCGCATCCTCCGCCGCTCGTCGGCGGTCAGCTTCCGCACCCGCCGCACCGCGTCGGCGACGTCGGCCGCGGTGCGGCGGGTGACGATGCCCGCGGCCCCGTCGTCCACGACCTCGGGCAGGTTGCCGGTGTCCGCCGCGATGACGAGGGCGCCTGACTCGCGGGCCACCCACATCGCCTCCATCGGGGACACCGCCCCGGGCTCGGCCTCCCCCAGGAACGCCGCCGCCAGCGTCCGGGGGGACTGCAACAGCGCGGACAGGTGTGTGAAGGGCTGGTCGTCCAGGAGGACGGCGGGCACCGCGTACCGGTCGGCGAGCCGCCGCAGACCGGGGTCGGGGCGGCGGGTGGCGATGACGGGCACGACGCCGGGCAGGTCGCGGGCGGCCTCCAGGAGCAGGTGGTAGCCCTTGTCCAGACCGGGGGCGCTGTTGCGCCCCCACATGACGACGAACTCGCCCTCGGCGGGCAGGCCGAGTCCGGCGATCCGCTCGTTGATCCGTTCTTCCGTCAGGACGCCGAAGCGGGGCGCGTGGCGCGGTATCGCGCTGCGGTTGGGCAGCAGGGCGGCGGCGGGGATGGCGTACGTGCGCGCGTACAGCTCCGCGGTGTACCGGGAGATGTAGCCGACGCTCACCCGGTCGCTCTGCCGGGTCCAGAAGGCGACGTCGCCGTCGGCGGCGATCTCGGCGGGCGAGGGCACGTGCGCGGTGTCGTGCGTGGCCAGGCCGAAGGTGTGCACGTGCAGCACCTTGGCGGCCAGCTCGCCGCCCTGGCGCTGGACCATGCCGGGGACGCGGGCGAACGCGCTGGTGCCGGAGACCGCCACCACCGCGTCGCAGCGCTCGGCGGTGTCCAGGACGAGCTGGGCGCCCGTCGCCGACAGGGCGTGGAAGAACCGCTCCTCGCCCCAGCCGTCCAGGCCGTCGCTGTCGCTGACGAGCCGGACGGCCCGGCCACCGCGGGCCGCGAGGTGCTCACGCACCCGCCGCCACCGCTCCTCGTCGTAGCCGGGCGCGCCCGGGTCGTAGAACGGCTCCCCGAGGACGAACTCCACCGACCAGCCCCGTTCGGCCAAGTGGTCGCGCAGGGCGTCCTGTTCGTCGAGCAGATTCCGCACATAGCCGGCCACGCCGCCGGCAGCCACCTGGGCGCCTTCGACCATCAGCCAGACGAACGCGAGCGCGCGCCCCCGTTCCGTCCGCGCCGTCACGGCCCCACCAGCACCGTCATGCGCCGTAGCAGCGCGTGAACGGCGGGGTCGTCGGCGACGGCGTCGTACGGCAGCCGGGCGCTGACCGCGGCCACGAACTGCTCACGGGTCAGTACGAGTTCGGCCCCGGCCCCGGCCCCGTCCCGCACGAGCACACTGTCGCCCTCGGCGGGCTCGACCGTAAGGCCCAGCTCGCACTCCTCGACCGCGTACTGGGAGAAGGCGAGGCGCCAGTCGAGCCGGGAGGCGGCCCGCTCCGCGGGGACGGGGACCCCGATGTCGTCGGCGTGGGTCGCGTACTCCGACGCGATGTGCCACGCCTGCAGGCCGACCAGGTACGGTCCCCAGCTCGTGGTGAGCGGGTCGGCCGGGTCCATGGCCCCCCAGGCGGCCACCACGTCCCGGTGGCGCTCGTCCCACTCCGCGAAGACGTCGCGGTGGCTCAGGTGGCGGCGCATCTCCACCTGGCCGACGTTGTACGCCTCGTCGTCGGCCCACTCGCCGAGCGAGGCGATGTCGTCGTGCACGCATGCCTGGTTGTACAGCTCGCCGCTCGCCAGGTGCGCGACGACGTCCCGGACGTTCCACTCCGCACAGCGTGTGGGCCGTCGCCACGCCGCCGCGTCGGCGCTCGTGAGCCAGGCCCGCAGGTGTCTTCCCTCGTCGGCCAGTGCCGTGACACCCGACCCGAGCCGGGCCAGTCCCTTGCGCTGCAACTCGATGGCGTAAATGGCTCTCTCCCAGCTTCCGGGTGTACGACGCGGAAGGGCGTCAGAGGTCATCAGAAGGGCGTCAGAAGGGGCCCGAGGCGGGCCAGGAAAGCATTTGACGAGGCGGTGGGCGATCCTTCGCGAACCGCAAGGGAAAGGTACCCGCCGGATAACGCGAAAACCATCGCACGGAACTGTTCTCGACTATCCGTCGGGGCCGCAACTACGGTGAACGAGCGCAGATTTCGCCCCTGTCTCGCCGGCGGGACAATCACAGCTTCCACGATTGCGGCAAACAAGCCCTTCAGACGGACCGAGGTGCCATGACAGCCGTTCGGCAAAGCCCGGAAATCATCGAACTCCAAGACACGGAACAGCGCCGGGGATGGCAGGCTTTCACCCTCTCCCAACTGCCCGACATGATCAGCGCGATGCACGTCTGTCACGCGGTGCACGCGCTGGCCGAGACGCCGCTTCTGGAGCGGCTGCGCCGCGGCCCACGGTCCGTGGACGACCTGCTCGCGGGCCTGCACGAGCCCACGGGGACCGGCTTCCTGCGGTACCTGGCGAACCGCGGGGTCCTTGAACGCCAGGGCGAGACCTATCTCCTCACCCGCCTCGGAGAGTTCCTCACCACTGACCTCTCGCTCGCGCGGCTCGGCATCTACGTGGGCGCCTACGGGTCCGTCACCGGCAGGATGGGGGACCTCCTGACGGGCAAGGCGACGTACGGGACCGACGTGGTGCGCGACGGCGGCCAGCTCGGCCTGCACTGCGCCACGCTGTTCTCGTTCTTCCACACCCCGGTGGTCGTCGAGGCGATGCGCGGCCGGGGCGCCCGGCGCGTCCTCGATGTCGGCTGCGGCGGCGGGCAGCTCCTCGTGGACGCCTGCCTGCGCGACCCCTCGCTCACCGGCATCGGGCTCGACATCGACCCCGCCGCCGTCGAGGTGGCCCAGGACCTGGCAGAACGCCAGGGCGTGGCGGACCGGGTGGAGTTCGTGGTGGGCGACGCCTTCGCGCCGGCCGACTGGCCCGAGGTCTGCTACGAGGCGGACGGCCTGTGCGTGATGAGCGCCCTGCACGAGCACTTCCGTCATGGCGAGCAGGCCGTGGTCGAGCTGCTCGACGAGTACGCGGCGCGGTTCCCGCACCAGAAGATCCTGCTGGTCGGCGAGCCCGAGCTGCGCTACGACGGGCGGGAGAACGACGACGACTTCTTCCTCATCCACGTCCTCACGCAGCAGGGCCTGCCCCGCGACCGGTCGGCCTGGTTCTCCGTCTTCGAGCGGAGCACCCTGGACTGCCGCCGGGTCTACACGCGCCCCGGCGCGGGCCCCCGGATGTGCTTCTACGACCTGGTGCCGCGGCGGTGACGCGAGCGGGCCGGGCCCCAAGGGCCCGGCCCGCCACGCCGGTTGCCGCCCGCGTCAGCCGCTGTTGCGCCGCGGCCCGCGGGACGTGCGGGGCGGCAGGCCCCGGGGTCGCCGCGTCCGCGGCACGGACCGGCCGCCACGCGCCATGCCCCAGAGCGACGCCCACTGCTCGGCGGTGAGGTCCTTCGGCAGCGCCTGCGGCGAGACTCCATGTGCCCTGAACCACGCGGACAGGTCGCTGTCCTGGACCCGCCCGATGCGTTGGAGGATCTCCCGCAGCCCGTGACCGCGCCCGGTGAAGACCTGTCTGACGAAGTCCTGGTACTCCCTGCGCTCCCGCACCAGTGGCTCGGGCCGCCGCTCGATGACGAGGATCCCGCCGTCCACGGAGGGCGCGGGCCGGAAGGCGAACCTCGGCACCCGCTTGAGCACCGAGAAGTCGAACCACGGCCAGGACTCCGCCGTGACCAGCGAGCAGCCGCCGATGCCGGCCCGGCGGCGCGCCACTTCCCACTGCACCACGAGGACGGCCGACACCCATGCGGGAGCCACGAGGATCCGGCGCATCGTGGCCGTCGTGACATGGAAGGGGATGTTCCCCACGACGGTGTGCGGAACGGTCGGAAGCCGAAAGCGCAGAATGTCCTCGCCGACGACCTTGACGTTTTCCGGGGCACGCGCCGAAAGCCGTTTGACCCGGCGGGGATCGAGCTCAACCGCGGTGACAGGGCGGCCCAATCGACTCAAGGGCAGCGTCAGGGCGCCGTCTCCGGCGCCCAGATCAACGATGGGACCTTCCGTTCGTTCGGCGGCTCGGCGTATCAGCTTGATGATGTCGGGGTCGACGAGAAAATTCTGACCGAGTTCCTGCCGGCTGCCGTATCGGCTGGGCACGTACACACTCCAGATGGAACGAATTCAAGCGGTGAATCGGTGACGGTGAATCGCGGGAGAGAAAAGAGCCGCTGACGCAAGGGGCCCTCGGCGACTACACGGAAGCGACCGCCGTGGCCAGGTCCGGACCGAGAAGGAACTCGCCCCGGGCCACCGGGACGACGCTCCCGGTCGCCGAGGCCCGCACCGCACAGCCGGAGTCGACGGTCACCGAGCACTCGACGGTGCCGACGCGCGGTGAGCCGACCCCCTGCCGGATCAGGTACTCGTACGTGCCGTCGGCGGCGGGCAGCCGTCCCGCCGCGACCAGCCACTCGCCGAGGCCGAGGGCGTTCGAGGCGCAGGCCGGGTCCTCGGGCATGCCGTAGCCCGGCGCGAAGACCCGGGCCGTGGCCTGCCGCGTCCGCGGATCCCAGGAGAAGACCATCACGTCGGGAAGGTCGCGCCGCGCCATCAGTTCCAGGTCGGCCCGCGCGCCGGGCACCACCCCCTCGCGTACCTGGAGGTAGTGGAACGCGGGCCCGAACCCGGCGGTCCGTACAGGTGCCTCGACCACGTCCGCCGGGTCGACGCCCGCCGCCGCCGTCAGCAGGCGGAGGTCGGGCTCGCGCGCCTCGACGGGCTTCTCGGCCGTGACGGTGCCCTTGTCCGGTCCTACGGAGAGCGAGTGCAGCCGGGAGCCGCACTCCTGGGCGACGGCGCCCGGCGCGACCCGGCCGAGCCGTACCAGGGTCACGGCGGTACCCAGCGAGGAATGACCGCCGAACGGTGTCTCCCCGGCCAGTGTGAAGACACGTACGCGATAGGTGGCGCCGGGGTCGGCAGGGGGCAGCACGAACGCCGTCTCAGGTGTGTTCACTTCCCGTGCCAGGGCCTCCATGGCCGCGTCGGTGAGCCCGTCCGCGTCGGGCACCACCGTCAACTGACTGCCGGAGAAGGGCTCGTGGGCGAACATGTCGACCATCTCGAACGGGACCACGATCATGCTTCCTCCGGTGCGCTGTGCAGGATGGGCGCGATGTCGTCGAGGACCGCCGGGCTGCCCCGGTACGGGAAGTCGGGCCGGGGCCAGTGGACGACGAAGTCGGTGATGCCGGCGTCTTCGAACAGCCCGGCCGCGTCTTGGAAGGCCCCGGCCGAATCGAGCACCCCGCCGATCGAGGGCCCGGCGACGAGAAGCCGCCGCACGGTGGCGGGGTCGCGGCCGACGTCGTGGCAGGCCCGCTCGAACGCCGCCACCTGGTCCTTGACCAGGGGGACGGAGTCGGCGTAGGGCGCATCGTCGAACACGTTCGGCGCGCCCATCGTGACCCAGGTGTCCGCGTGGCGGGCGGCCAGGCGCATGCCGCGCGGGCCCGCGGCGGCCACGCAGAGGGGGGTGCGGGGCCGCCGTACACAAGCGGGGTGCAGGACCGTCTCGTGGCAGCTGTAGTACGTGCCGTCGAAGGCGACCGGCTCCTGCCGGAGCAGGGTGTCCATCAGCTCGACGAACTCGCCGTAGCGGTCCGCCCATTGGCCCTTCGTCAGCTCGCCGGCGCGGAGTATGTCGCGGTCGGGTCCGCCGGAGCCGACGCCGCACAGGAAGCGGCCGCCGGAGATGTCGTCGAGGGTCATGACCTCTTTGGCGAACACGACCGGGTCATGGAGGCGGATGTTGGCGACGAGGGTGCCGAGCCCGATCCGGGAGGTGGCCGTGGCGGCGGCCGCCAGCGTCGGCACGGCTCCGAACCAGGGGCGGTCGCTCAGCCAGCGCCACTTCACGTGGTCGTAGGTCCAGGCGTGGTCGAAGCCCAACTCCTCGGCGTACCGCCATAATTCACGGGCTCTGGCCCAGTGGTGCTCGGGCAGGATCACGACACCGTGGCGCATGGTTCGCCCGCTCTCCTCTCATGGTTCGTCGCGCCCCGGCGCACGGGCGGCCGGCGGCCACGGGCGCGTGGATGGACGGTGGGGGGTGGAGGTGATGGCTGGTGGGCAGACCGCCCGCGGGGCGGCAGGGCGGCGGGGCTCAGAGTTAGGCGCCCCCGACGGCCTCCCCGGCCTCACGACGGGCGTCCTCCGCCTGCGTCTGGAGAACCAGCGACGCGGCGAAGTCGAGCCGGGCGCAAATCCACTCCTCGAGGGAGGCGCCCGAGCGCTCGGCGGCGGTCCGCCACCGCTCGACACGTTCGGCCTCGGGGGTGATGCGTGACAGGACGTCCGCGTCCCGGCGGGTGTCGGACTTCTTCTGCCCCCGCGCCCCGCGAACGTTGCGCCTCAGCTCGTTGCGGGACCACTCGTGCCTCTCGGCCTGCTCCAGCCAGTGGTCCTGCTGTTCCTCCGGCAGCGCGGCCACCTCGGCGTGGTGCTGGAAGCTGAGCGCCTCACGCCTGCGGGAGAGGTCGAACCGCCGTGCCACCCAGGCGTAGTTGCGGATCGTCTGGTAGTCCAGACCGGCCGCCTCCACCGCTCTGCGGTACCGGTCGCTGTACCGGGTCTGACCGTAGATGATCCAGTCGCCCAGACACCAGGCCGATGAGTCGGCGACCCGGGCGATGTGCCGGCCCGCGCGTTCCCAGGTGTCGAAATTCAGTACGGCCGGAATGCGGAGCCCGACGCGAGTGACAAGTACACCATCCTCCCCCGTTTTCACCCGGCCGTTCACAGCCGACGTCCCACACCTGTCCGCAACCGATAAATTCGACCTCACCACGCGGCTGCCATCCCTTTCTCACGCTCTTGCCCTTTGGGTCACCGAGCAGGACACGGGGATCGAAAGCAAGCAGCGATTCACCCCCGTTGTTCGGCGCCCACCACGCTCATCGATGTCGCGCCACCGCCACGAAGGGCGGCGCAGGCGAGCAGCTCATGAATGGCTTGGCGGAACCAGCATCATTGCCCCCCCTCGGAACTCCGATACATGTAACGGCCAATGTATCAAGTACGGATCAGAGTGTAGGAGGCCGGTCAATTAATTATCCAGGGGATCCTGGAGATCTTGAAACCGGCCGGATCCGGACCATCCAAAGCGGCAACCCAACGGCCAAACAGCTGGGCTCATTTCATTCCGCAAGGTGAAATGAGCATATGTCAACGGCCGATTAACACGCAAGACGCCCTCCTTTCGGAGCGACGAATCTTTAGAGCATGACGTTCCCTGCCTTCCGCTACGTTTCTCACTTATGCCTGGATGTGTGCATTTGGGGCAGTACTGTGGAAGTTTTTAACCTTGTTTGAGAGCCCGGGCGTTTACCTAGAACAAATCCGGGGCAAGCTCGCTCAGCTGTCGCCATGGGCGCCCTGACGCCACTGCGGCCCACGGATCGCCCCGTCAGCAAACTGGCCGAATGCCAACGGCATACGGCCAGTTCCTGACGCGGGCCACGGGGTTCACTCCGCGGACCACGCGTGCGGCGGCCGCCTCACTTATCCCGATGAGGCCACGCGTCGTCCGCCTCCGCGATCTCCTCCAGGGTTCCGTCCGCCAGGCGCAGCCAGCGCGAGACACCGATGGCGCGCAGGAACGCCTGGTCGTGGCTGACGACTACGAAGGCGCCCTGGAAGGCGTTGAGCGCGTTCTCCAGCTGGGCGGCACTGTTGAGGTCGAGGTTGTTCGTCGGCTCGTCCAGCAGGAGCAGCTGAGGGGCAGGGTCCGTGGACAGGACACACGCCAGGGTCGCGCGCAGCCGCTCACCGCCGGAGAGCCATCCGGCGGTGCGATGAACTCGGTCGCCGCGGAAGAGGAACTGCGCCAGGCGGTAGCGGACTTCGCCGTCCTGCAGATGCGGGGCGAAACGGCGCAGGTTGTCCAGGACGCTGGCGTCCAAGTCGAGCAGATCGAGGCGCTGCGAGAGATAGGACACCCGGTCCGTCGGCGCCGTGACCGTCCCCGAGGAGGGTTCGAGCTCGCCGGCGATCAGCTTCAACAGCGTTGACTTGCCCGAGCCGTTGGGCCCGAGCAGCGCGATCCGCTCCGGCCCGCGGATCCCGAGGTCGACGCCCGAGCCGGTGAACAACGTCCGTTCCCCGTACCGGACATTGGCCTCATGGCACGTCAACACGGTGCGTCCGGCCGGGACCGAGGTCTGCGGAAGGGTGATCGCCAGGCGCGCTTCCTCACGCATCCCCTGACTGGCCTCGTCCAGCTTGGCCTTGGCCTGGGACACCCGGTCCTGGTGCACCGAGGCGGCGCGGCCCGCCGATTCCTGAGCCTGTCGCTGAAGGGCGCCCGCGTGGATACGGGGCACCCCCGACGAAGCCTTGTTGCGCTTGGCGTTGCTGGCCCGGCGCTGGGCCCGCTCCTGGGCCGCCTGCGCCTCGCGCTTGTGGCGGCGCAACTCCTGCTCCGCCCCGCGCACCGCGCGCTGCACGTTCTCCTGTTCCAGCTCGACGGCTTCCGTGTAGGCGGTGAAGTTGCCACCGTAGAGGCGGAGTTCGGATGCCTGCAGCTCGGCGATGGTGTCTACGCGGTCCAGGAGCTCCCGGTCGTGGCTGACGACGAGGAGGGCCCCCTTCCACTCTTCGACGACCTGGTAGAGCCGCTGCCGGGCGGCCAGGTCAAGGTTGTTGGTGGGTTCGTCGAGGATCAGCACGTCGGGTCGCTTCAGGAGCTGCGCGGCCAGGCCGATGGCGAGGACCTGGCCGCCGCTGAGGGAGCGAAGCGGGCGGTCAAGGGACACGTCGCCGAGACCCAGACGGTCCAGGACGATCGTGGTGCGTTCCTCGATGTCCCAGTGATCGCCCACAGTGGTGAAGTGCGCCTCGTCCACGTCACCTGACTCGATGGCATGCAGAGCCGCCCGGATGGAGGCGATCTCCAGGGCCTCGTCGACGGTGCCGTCGATCAGCGGCAGGGACTGCGGCAGGTACCCGACATGTCCCTGCGCGGTGATCGAGCCTGCGGTAGGGGTGAGTTCCCCTACGGCGAGCCGCAACAGTGTGGACTTTCCCGCGCCATTGGGGCCCACGAGGCCGCAACGGCCGGCGCCGAGGGCAAAGGACAACCCGTCGAAGACCGGCGTCTCGTCGGGCCAGGAGAAGGAGAGATTGGTGCAGACAATACTCGCGTCAGCCATGTGATTCCCAGGGAGGAGTCGGCTGACCCGGCGGCGACCACCGCGGTGTCATGAGCTCGTATTCGGCCGTACGGTCCGGCGCATACCAGGTCAGCATAAATGGATGAGCGGTGAACCGGGCCCGAGGGCGGCACGTCACGAAAACGGCCAAGCACCACGGTCGCCTCAGCGAAAGAGCGCGGTCACCAAAGGGGTGTCAAGCACCGAAGCGGTGCGTCACCCGAGACTGTCATCCCTACTAACCTACAACGCCGAACCTCCTTATCACTTCAGGGAGTTGGTGAAGTCATTGCACTGTACCACCCACCCGCCCGATGGCTTCAGACCCCATGTTCCGGCAAACTCTAAAGCGGCCTCAAAGGCGCTGCAAGCGCACCATGTGGACCAACCTTGCCGATCGGGTCATGGGGAGCTCGGTGCCCATGGCTTTGTGGTCGCCCAACGGGTGATGTCCGGGCTCGCAAGGTGTGCGGGGAGCTTGGTGGCTGGGGTGAAGTGGGCGGTGATCAGTTGATCAACGGTGAGGCCATGAGCCTCGCGGAGGTCGGCGCCGTCCAGGTTCGTGTTGGCCATGGTCGCGCCTTCGAACGACGTTCGTCCGACGAAGAACGGATCCCGCGACTCGGGCGCCACCTCTGTGTGTGACAGGTTCGCGTCGGTGAGGTCCGCGTGACGGAAGTCGATATGGGAGAGGCCGAGCCGGGAGAAGTTCGTACGCGTCAGGTCACACTGGGGAAACTCGATGTCCGAGAGAAACACGACCACGTTGGGCGCTTCGGGCGGATGACTCTTCGTCAGGTCCACACCTGCCAGCACCGAATCCGCGAAGTTCACTCCATCGAACCCGACGCCATCGAGCACGGCTCGGGAGAGGTCGGAGGACGAAAGGTCACCCGAGTAGAGGTCGGTGTGGGACATCGTGACCCCGGAGAGATCCGAGAAGCTGAGGTACGCGCCCTCCACCGCGATGTCCGTCAGGCGACAGCCCGACCAGTTGACCAACTCCTCGTCGTCTCGGTGTGGCCGGCGCTCGGCAACAGCGGTCGCGGCCGCAGTCACGGCGACGGCGTCTCGCAGGCCCTGCCTATCGGAGGTCGCCCTGCCGCAGTGCGTACGGATGAAGGCCGACAGCACACCGACGATGCTGCGCTGGTCCTTCGGCGAGTCGCGCATGATCCGCT
Proteins encoded in this region:
- a CDS encoding glycosyltransferase, which encodes MTARTERGRALAFVWLMVEGAQVAAGGVAGYVRNLLDEQDALRDHLAERGWSVEFVLGEPFYDPGAPGYDEERWRRVREHLAARGGRAVRLVSDSDGLDGWGEERFFHALSATGAQLVLDTAERCDAVVAVSGTSAFARVPGMVQRQGGELAAKVLHVHTFGLATHDTAHVPSPAEIAADGDVAFWTRQSDRVSVGYISRYTAELYARTYAIPAAALLPNRSAIPRHAPRFGVLTEERINERIAGLGLPAEGEFVVMWGRNSAPGLDKGYHLLLEAARDLPGVVPVIATRRPDPGLRRLADRYAVPAVLLDDQPFTHLSALLQSPRTLAAAFLGEAEPGAVSPMEAMWVARESGALVIAADTGNLPEVVDDGAAGIVTRRTAADVADAVRRVRKLTADERRRMRAAAAARVRARFDFAANVRELADAAVDRLAEVS
- a CDS encoding maleylpyruvate isomerase N-terminal domain-containing protein; amino-acid sequence: MTSDALPRRTPGSWERAIYAIELQRKGLARLGSGVTALADEGRHLRAWLTSADAAAWRRPTRCAEWNVRDVVAHLASGELYNQACVHDDIASLGEWADDEAYNVGQVEMRRHLSHRDVFAEWDERHRDVVAAWGAMDPADPLTTSWGPYLVGLQAWHIASEYATHADDIGVPVPAERAASRLDWRLAFSQYAVEECELGLTVEPAEGDSVLVRDGAGAGAELVLTREQFVAAVSARLPYDAVADDPAVHALLRRMTVLVGP
- a CDS encoding methyltransferase domain-containing protein, producing MTAVRQSPEIIELQDTEQRRGWQAFTLSQLPDMISAMHVCHAVHALAETPLLERLRRGPRSVDDLLAGLHEPTGTGFLRYLANRGVLERQGETYLLTRLGEFLTTDLSLARLGIYVGAYGSVTGRMGDLLTGKATYGTDVVRDGGQLGLHCATLFSFFHTPVVVEAMRGRGARRVLDVGCGGGQLLVDACLRDPSLTGIGLDIDPAAVEVAQDLAERQGVADRVEFVVGDAFAPADWPEVCYEADGLCVMSALHEHFRHGEQAVVELLDEYAARFPHQKILLVGEPELRYDGRENDDDFFLIHVLTQQGLPRDRSAWFSVFERSTLDCRRVYTRPGAGPRMCFYDLVPRR
- a CDS encoding 23S rRNA (adenine(2058)-N(6))-methyltransferase Erm(U); this encodes MPSRYGSRQELGQNFLVDPDIIKLIRRAAERTEGPIVDLGAGDGALTLPLSRLGRPVTAVELDPRRVKRLSARAPENVKVVGEDILRFRLPTVPHTVVGNIPFHVTTATMRRILVAPAWVSAVLVVQWEVARRRAGIGGCSLVTAESWPWFDFSVLKRVPRFAFRPAPSVDGGILVIERRPEPLVRERREYQDFVRQVFTGRGHGLREILQRIGRVQDSDLSAWFRAHGVSPQALPKDLTAEQWASLWGMARGGRSVPRTRRPRGLPPRTSRGPRRNSG
- a CDS encoding PhzF family phenazine biosynthesis protein, which gives rise to MIVVPFEMVDMFAHEPFSGSQLTVVPDADGLTDAAMEALAREVNTPETAFVLPPADPGATYRVRVFTLAGETPFGGHSSLGTAVTLVRLGRVAPGAVAQECGSRLHSLSVGPDKGTVTAEKPVEAREPDLRLLTAAAGVDPADVVEAPVRTAGFGPAFHYLQVREGVVPGARADLELMARRDLPDVMVFSWDPRTRQATARVFAPGYGMPEDPACASNALGLGEWLVAAGRLPAADGTYEYLIRQGVGSPRVGTVECSVTVDSGCAVRASATGSVVPVARGEFLLGPDLATAVASV
- the lmbY gene encoding F420-dependent reductase LmbY; the encoded protein is MRHGVVILPEHHWARARELWRYAEELGFDHAWTYDHVKWRWLSDRPWFGAVPTLAAAATATSRIGLGTLVANIRLHDPVVFAKEVMTLDDISGGRFLCGVGSGGPDRDILRAGELTKGQWADRYGEFVELMDTLLRQEPVAFDGTYYSCHETVLHPACVRRPRTPLCVAAAGPRGMRLAARHADTWVTMGAPNVFDDAPYADSVPLVKDQVAAFERACHDVGRDPATVRRLLVAGPSIGGVLDSAGAFQDAAGLFEDAGITDFVVHWPRPDFPYRGSPAVLDDIAPILHSAPEEA
- the lmbU gene encoding lincomycin biosynthesis transcriptional activator LmbU — encoded protein: MVRSNLSVADRCGTSAVNGRVKTGEDGVLVTRVGLRIPAVLNFDTWERAGRHIARVADSSAWCLGDWIIYGQTRYSDRYRRAVEAAGLDYQTIRNYAWVARRFDLSRRREALSFQHHAEVAALPEEQQDHWLEQAERHEWSRNELRRNVRGARGQKKSDTRRDADVLSRITPEAERVERWRTAAERSGASLEEWICARLDFAASLVLQTQAEDARREAGEAVGGA
- the lmrC gene encoding ABC-F type ribosomal protection protein LmrC, yielding MADASIVCTNLSFSWPDETPVFDGLSFALGAGRCGLVGPNGAGKSTLLRLAVGELTPTAGSITAQGHVGYLPQSLPLIDGTVDEALEIASIRAALHAIESGDVDEAHFTTVGDHWDIEERTTIVLDRLGLGDVSLDRPLRSLSGGQVLAIGLAAQLLKRPDVLILDEPTNNLDLAARQRLYQVVEEWKGALLVVSHDRELLDRVDTIAELQASELRLYGGNFTAYTEAVELEQENVQRAVRGAEQELRRHKREAQAAQERAQRRASNAKRNKASSGVPRIHAGALQRQAQESAGRAASVHQDRVSQAKAKLDEASQGMREEARLAITLPQTSVPAGRTVLTCHEANVRYGERTLFTGSGVDLGIRGPERIALLGPNGSGKSTLLKLIAGELEPSSGTVTAPTDRVSYLSQRLDLLDLDASVLDNLRRFAPHLQDGEVRYRLAQFLFRGDRVHRTAGWLSGGERLRATLACVLSTDPAPQLLLLDEPTNNLDLNSAAQLENALNAFQGAFVVVSHDQAFLRAIGVSRWLRLADGTLEEIAEADDAWPHRDK
- a CDS encoding pentapeptide repeat-containing protein gives rise to the protein MTGGSSSRSGRIRRLRRIADRERAPERGDRWTVLINHAATSLTALAAVAALLFAGISSLQAQDELSNRRQELDIAREGQVTERFTAAVAQLGDTSPDVRLGGVYALERIMRDSPKDQRSIVGVLSAFIRTHCGRATSDRQGLRDAVAVTAAATAVAERRPHRDDEELVNWSGCRLTDIAVEGAYLSFSDLSGVTMSHTDLYSGDLSSSDLSRAVLDGVGFDGVNFADSVLAGVDLTKSHPPEAPNVVVFLSDIEFPQCDLTRTNFSRLGLSHIDFRHADLTDANLSHTEVAPESRDPFFVGRTSFEGATMANTNLDGADLREAHGLTVDQLITAHFTPATKLPAHLASPDITRWATTKPWAPSSP